ATGGGGAACTCGGGGCCCCCTCTGGGGATAAGGGGCAATGGGGAATGGGGAACTCGGGGCCCCCTCTGGGGATAAGGGGCAATGGGGAATGGGGAATGGTTCTTTTCCCCTACTCCCTACTCCCTAGAATTACCTTCCTAAGACTTCAACACGCACGGGAGCAATACCTGTGCTCATTACACCTAAAATTCGGGCGGCTCCAGCAGAAAGGTCAATAATTCGACCCCGAATAAATGGGCCCCGGTCATTAATTCGCACCACAACAGATCGACCATTGCGGGTGTTAGTAACACGGACTCTTGTGCCAAAGGGTAAGCTGCGATGGGCTGCTGTTAGTCCTTCTGGATTGTACCTTTCGCCAGTGGCAGTACGATTGCCAGAACCGTCATAACCATACCAAGATGCCATACCTTGAAGAGTACCGCGCACTCTGTTGGCAATCTGAGTCGGCAACTTTGGTAGCGAGATTTTTGGGATTTGCAGGGGCGACGATCGCACGGGTAAATTCGCAATTTCATTCAGCGGTTCTGCATTACCAATCAGTCTTCGCATGCGATTGGTTGCTTGCAATGCATCCTTTGCTGGGTTGTTGGTTGTATTTGCGAATCGTGTATCGCCGTTAATTTCCACAAGTTCTTTGTCGTCAACTTTGATGATATAGCGCCCGTTTTGTGTTGGCTGATTCTCATGAGTTGGCATTTCTTTGACAGACACCCAACTGACTGCGATCTTGTTAGGGTCTACTTTGTCCAAAACTAGCTGATTGATTCTTGCAGCCACCACTGTTGCTCTTTGAACTGGGTCATCAGCAGCAGCTACGGGCTGATTTTTGATGTCCGCGCTTGGTCCCGTTGTAGCAACCTTTTTTTGGCTCAATCCATTGGTGTTTAGATATTGTGTACTACTAACCTTGGTACTAGCATCACCAATGGCACCAATCTTAATTCCTGAAGTTGATACAGGCTGTTTACCAACAAAGGTAAGAACAGGGATCTTACGAAGATAGAGGGTTGCTGCCTGACGTCCTGCTAAGTTATGCGTGTGAATTACTGCGATCGCAGATGCATTTTTAGCAAGGTTTTCTGTCTTTGGTTGATACTCCCCTACTTTCACCACATCTGATAAAGCTACAGTTGGCGAAGTTGAAGCCGTTTTCTCGATTGCTTGAGAGCGACCAATTGACGGTGTGCCAAAAACAGTAGTAAACAGAGCCACAACAGCCCACAAAAGTTTATGATTCATGCGTCCGATATTAAAGCGACTGAAGAACAGAAGTTTCGTTAAATTAGCGGGGTTTTTGATTGTAGAAACGTTAAATAGAGCGTTTCGACACATTCCCAAAATTCAAACTCGTTCCGCTTTCACTTTTTGCTTTTAACTGCATCACATTAACACGAACGAACGGTGTTGGGGATCGGGGTTTTAGCGTAAGTCTTGGTAAACTTATAAAATTTTCACTCCCTTTTTTGCGGCGAAACCTTACTCAAACGAGGATTTTCGCCATGTATCGCTTTTTTTCTTAAATAAAAAAATTGATTACTAAATCTTAACATGATTTATTAATTAAATTAATAAATGTGGTATACACGGTTGTTTTTCAAGTGGATTAATGCTAGGGTACAAAGTCAAAAAAACAAATACCGTAATTTTTCGGAGATGCTTAAATCGGCATTTTGTAAAAAATTTCTAGCCTAATACCCGCAGACATAAGTTTTAATACCTAACTAACAGCCCTAATGGCAAAGCAAGAAGAATTAAAAATAACCGCATCGTCTATAGAATCTTTTCTTAGCGAATTGCATTCCAAGTACAAGTCATTGCAAGAAGGTGCAGTCGCTAACTATATTCCAGAACTTTCCAAAGTAAATCCAGAGCTATTCAGCATTTGCATCGCCACTGTTAAAGGAGAAGTTTATCAAGTTGGAAACTACAATGAATTATTTACAATTCAATCGATTTCTAAAGTTTTTGTCTACGGACTTGCTCTCGAAGATCGCGGACGAGATTACCTTTTGACAAAAGTTGGCGTGGAACCAACAGGAGATGCATTTAACGCCATTGTTCTTGATGAGGTATCGAAACGCCCTTATAACCCAATGGTGAATGCAGGAGCGATTGCCACCACAAGCTTGATTAAAGGTACAGGCGCAACCGAACGTCTCAATCGAATGCTAGATATGTTCCGTCGATATACGGGTCATAATGTCTTTGTTGATATCTCAGTATTTACCTCAGAGCGCGTTACAGGACACCGCAACCGTGCAATGGCACATCTAATGTTAAATTTTGGTACCATCGACCAAAGCCTTGATGAAACACTAGATCTTTACTTTCAACAGTGTGCAGTCATGGTAAATTGTCGCGATTTGGCAGTTATGGCAGCTACCCTTGCCAACAAAGGCATTAACCCCATAACAGGAGAACAATCCGTAGATAACCGTTATATTAAAGACATTTTAAGTGTTATGTATACCTGTGGTATGTATAATTTTGCTGGTGAATGGGCTTATAAAGTTGGTATTCCAGCAAAAAGCGGTATTTCTGGCGGGATTATTGCAGTTATTCCCAATGTTATGGGTATTGGAGTCTTTTCACCTCTGTTAGATTCGCGCGGTAACAGTGTTCGTGGCGTTAAAGTATGCGAAGAACTTTCACAGAAGTTTGGTTTACATTTATTCGATTGTTCGCGCCAAGGATTACAGTTTTGCCAGTGATACCAATTCTATATGAGGCTGCATAGAATAGTAAAATAGAAAACGCTGAAAAATTTAGCTTATAGAAGTGTTGAAATTGTACCTAATTTATGGTATTCGTTGAAAATTAACAAGAAGGATTAATTTTTAGAAAGGTGTCTAAATCATGATAAGAGAACTACTAAAGAAAAAGTTGATAGCTCATTTCCAAGGTATAGATGTCGCTCAAAACGGATTTGTAGAGCGAGAAGACATTGATAGAATTACTAGTAATTTTGCGCGGATACGTGGTTGGAAACCTGGTTCATCCGATTATGAAAAACTGCACAATCATCTGATATTTTTATGGGAAAACTATTGGCTTAATACCGATCTTAATAAAGACAACAAAGTTTCATTAAATGAATTCCTTGAAAGTTGCAATCAGCAATTTGTTGTAGATAATGACACTTCAGCAGCTTGGGAGCAGTCGATGGCGGCTTTGTTCGACGTAATAGACATGAATGGTGATGAGAAAATTGCTTTAGAAGAATATAAGCAGTTTCTCACGGCATATGGTTTTAATACAAGTGGGTACGAGGAAATTTTTCACAAACTCGATATCAACGGTGACGGTTATATTTCCAAACAAGAATATTTACAGCTTATAAAAGAATACTGTGGAGAAAACCCAGAAGCTACTGGAAACTTATTTTTTGGTTATTACTAATATTGTTGAGAGCTTTTTTTAAGATGGCTATAGAGATATTATACTAAGTATATGGTATCGTTGAAATGAAAAACAAGAATTAATTTGTATGAGGTGTTTAAATCATGGTATCTGAACTACTAAAGAAAAAATTGACAGTTCTTTTCCGAGGCTTAGATGTCGATAAAAACGGCTTTGTAGAGCGAGAAGATTTTGCTCGGATTGCTAGTAATTTTGCACGGATACGTGGTTGGGAAACCGGTTCATCCGATTATGAAAATCTGCATAATCAGGTAATCTCTATGTGGGAAGATTACTGGATTGATGCCGATCTTAATAAAGACAACAAAGTCTCTTTAGATGAATTCATTGAAAGTTACAGCAAGCAATACGTTGTAGATAATGACTCTTCAGCAGCAGCTTGGCAAGAACCGATGGCGACTTTGTTTGAGGTAATAGACATTAATGGTGATAAGAAAATTGCTTTAGAAGAATACAAGCAGTTGCTCACGGCATTTGGTTTTAATGCCAGTGGATATGAAGAAATTTTTCAACATCTCGATACCAACGGTGATGGTTATATTTCCAAACAAGAGTATTTACAGCTTATAAAAGAATACTGTGGGGAGAACCCAGAAGCTACTGGGAACTTGTTTTATGGTTATTACTGATATAGCAAAGTGCTGAGTGCTGAGTAGAAACCAAGTTACTTATTGGCTTTGAGCAATCAGCAGGAGTGAAGCAGCTATTAAACGGTTAAGAACTGAAAACATTCCTTATATTTTCGGTGATGCAGATTCAGAGTTAGTGTTAGAAAAGGCATCGGTCAAGAAAGTAACCAGTTGCTCGATACAAGTACATCAATTATTTTTTCTCCTTATATTCTTCAAAATAAAACATATTTTCAAAATCTTTTGCTAGAACTTACAACTTATCAAAATTTTTAAAGGAGTTAAAGAACTTAACAGAAGACTTAATGATTGAAGACAAGAACCAATCACTCATAGGTCGGTTTTGTTACGCAATTCAGAGAAACTAAAAGTTAGTGTGTCAGCTTTACTACTTCCAGAGCCACTCATCGATCGCTAGCTAAAACACATTTAACTTGCATATTTTTAAGATTTGATAACAAGCACCAAACGCTTCTCTCTCTTACTCTGCG
This genomic interval from Scytonema hofmannii PCC 7110 contains the following:
- a CDS encoding septal ring lytic transglycosylase RlpA family protein, with amino-acid sequence MNHKLLWAVVALFTTVFGTPSIGRSQAIEKTASTSPTVALSDVVKVGEYQPKTENLAKNASAIAVIHTHNLAGRQAATLYLRKIPVLTFVGKQPVSTSGIKIGAIGDASTKVSSTQYLNTNGLSQKKVATTGPSADIKNQPVAAADDPVQRATVVAARINQLVLDKVDPNKIAVSWVSVKEMPTHENQPTQNGRYIIKVDDKELVEINGDTRFANTTNNPAKDALQATNRMRRLIGNAEPLNEIANLPVRSSPLQIPKISLPKLPTQIANRVRGTLQGMASWYGYDGSGNRTATGERYNPEGLTAAHRSLPFGTRVRVTNTRNGRSVVVRINDRGPFIRGRIIDLSAGAARILGVMSTGIAPVRVEVLGR
- the glsA gene encoding glutaminase A, whose protein sequence is MAKQEELKITASSIESFLSELHSKYKSLQEGAVANYIPELSKVNPELFSICIATVKGEVYQVGNYNELFTIQSISKVFVYGLALEDRGRDYLLTKVGVEPTGDAFNAIVLDEVSKRPYNPMVNAGAIATTSLIKGTGATERLNRMLDMFRRYTGHNVFVDISVFTSERVTGHRNRAMAHLMLNFGTIDQSLDETLDLYFQQCAVMVNCRDLAVMAATLANKGINPITGEQSVDNRYIKDILSVMYTCGMYNFAGEWAYKVGIPAKSGISGGIIAVIPNVMGIGVFSPLLDSRGNSVRGVKVCEELSQKFGLHLFDCSRQGLQFCQ
- a CDS encoding EF-hand domain-containing protein, with the translated sequence MIRELLKKKLIAHFQGIDVAQNGFVEREDIDRITSNFARIRGWKPGSSDYEKLHNHLIFLWENYWLNTDLNKDNKVSLNEFLESCNQQFVVDNDTSAAWEQSMAALFDVIDMNGDEKIALEEYKQFLTAYGFNTSGYEEIFHKLDINGDGYISKQEYLQLIKEYCGENPEATGNLFFGYY
- a CDS encoding EF-hand domain-containing protein, whose translation is MVSELLKKKLTVLFRGLDVDKNGFVEREDFARIASNFARIRGWETGSSDYENLHNQVISMWEDYWIDADLNKDNKVSLDEFIESYSKQYVVDNDSSAAAWQEPMATLFEVIDINGDKKIALEEYKQLLTAFGFNASGYEEIFQHLDTNGDGYISKQEYLQLIKEYCGENPEATGNLFYGYY